One Defluviimonas sp. SAOS-178_SWC DNA window includes the following coding sequences:
- a CDS encoding heavy-metal-associated domain-containing protein, with protein MQFHIENMTCFGCARSVTKAIQPVDKGAVIKADPENRKVEVETSAARIEIEAVLAETGYPATREAA; from the coding sequence ATGCAATTCCACATCGAAAACATGACATGCTTCGGCTGCGCCCGGAGCGTGACCAAGGCGATCCAGCCTGTCGACAAGGGTGCGGTCATCAAGGCCGATCCCGAGAACCGCAAGGTCGAGGTCGAGACGTCGGCGGCACGCATCGAAATCGAGGCCGTTCTCGCCGAGACTGGTTACCCCGCCACACGCGAAGCCGCGTGA
- a CDS encoding heavy metal translocating P-type ATPase, with product MTCASCVGRVERALRSAPGVTDATVNLATERATVKGSVDAATLIKVVSEVGYEARLVDRSNTASAEAEAQKEERRVLSRDLGVAAALTAPVFLLEMGSHVIPGMHHLIASTIGMTASWLIQFALTTLVLAFPGIRFFQKGIPALLRAAPDMNSLVAVGTLAAYTFSLVATFAPGLLPVGTVNVYYEAAAVIVSLVLVGRVLEARAKGRTSEAIKRLVGLQAKTARVRRATSVIEIEVADVAPGDIIEVRPGERVPVDGEVIEGESWIDESMITGEPLPVATSAGAQVTGRRPLILGTLVHTGNDAYMPATGRLIRIKVFDTRRV from the coding sequence ATGACCTGCGCCTCCTGTGTCGGTCGCGTTGAGCGCGCGTTGCGCTCCGCGCCGGGTGTCACCGACGCCACCGTGAACCTTGCCACCGAACGGGCGACCGTGAAGGGTAGCGTCGATGCCGCCACGCTGATCAAGGTGGTTTCGGAAGTCGGCTATGAGGCACGCCTCGTAGATCGGAGTAATACAGCCAGTGCCGAGGCGGAGGCGCAGAAGGAAGAGCGCCGCGTCCTCTCACGCGACCTGGGGGTCGCAGCGGCTCTGACGGCGCCAGTCTTCCTGCTCGAAATGGGCAGCCATGTCATTCCGGGGATGCACCACCTGATCGCCTCGACCATCGGCATGACTGCGAGCTGGCTGATCCAGTTCGCGCTGACGACACTCGTGCTCGCCTTCCCCGGCATCCGCTTCTTCCAGAAAGGCATCCCGGCGCTCCTGCGCGCCGCACCCGACATGAACAGCCTCGTCGCCGTCGGTACGTTGGCGGCCTACACCTTTTCTCTTGTCGCGACCTTCGCGCCGGGCCTGTTGCCCGTGGGCACGGTCAACGTCTACTACGAAGCCGCCGCGGTAATCGTCTCGCTTGTCCTCGTGGGCCGGGTTCTGGAAGCGCGCGCCAAGGGCCGGACGTCCGAGGCAATCAAGCGGCTCGTCGGACTGCAGGCCAAGACTGCCCGCGTGCGGCGCGCTACTAGCGTCATCGAAATCGAGGTCGCGGACGTCGCCCCCGGCGATATCATCGAGGTCCGTCCGGGCGAACGCGTTCCGGTCGACGGCGAGGTGATCGAGGGCGAGAGCTGGATCGACGAGTCGATGATTACCGGCGAACCGCTGCCGGTCGCCACGTCGGCGGGTGCCCAGGTCACCGGCCGCCGGCCACTCATCCTTGGCACGCTCGTCCACACGGGCAACGACGCCTATATGCCAGCGACAGGTCGATTGATCCGCATCAAGGTCTTCGACACCAGGCGGGTCTAA